From the Verrucomicrobiia bacterium genome, one window contains:
- the lon gene encoding endopeptidase La yields MGKTAKEELKLEEEIKKGLGELPILPTRGVVVFPAFLTPLMVSDQRYARLIDEAVMAGRPIGLFSQKNEEEETVAPEGIYTVGTLGQVIKMLRFPDGSVRFLVQGSSRIRLKKFIKTEPYFTAEVEEVAERFEKTVEVEALVRNITDSVKKIVGLAPYLSEELQISALNTEDPGKLADLVANSLNLPVAQKQEVLETFDVRQRLFKVHKILLKEAEVLELSRKIQTDAASEMGKSQKEYILREQLKAIQKELGESDERTAEQEEFAKKIEAAQMPPLALEAAKKELERLSRMNPASAEYIVSRNYLDWLVALPWSKSTTDVLDIKQAKKILDEDHFDLEKVKDRILEFLAVRKLKDTLKGPILCFVGPPGVGKTSLGRSIARAMGRKFSRISLGGMHDEAEIRGHRRTYVGALPGRIIQELRRSEANNPIFMLDEIDKVGQDFRGDPASALLEVLDPEQNNTFSDHYLDVPFDLSRVLFITTANYLDPIPAVLRDRMEVIELPGYTDLEKIAIAKKFLIPRELENHGLKAEQLEIKEEALKKIVRDYTREAGLRNLDRYLATLCRKAAKKVASEEEKKITVTGENLSDFLGAARYYPELSTRSSQVGVVPGLAWTPSGGEILFIEATKMRGKKNLTLTGNLGDVMRESAQAALSYLRSSAKKYGIPEDFFEHFDIHLHVPEGAIPKDGPSAGITMVTALASLFSELPVKPYLAMTGEITLRGLVLPIGGLKEKCLAAHRAGIKTVVLPEQNKKDFDDLPAEIKKDIKFVFVSTIDEALEEAIDFSKSNSKKKPRITVKTIRKNGKTTSARVPVAVKGK; encoded by the coding sequence GTGGGAAAAACGGCTAAAGAAGAGTTGAAGCTGGAAGAGGAAATTAAAAAAGGGCTGGGGGAGCTGCCGATTCTTCCCACCCGCGGGGTGGTGGTCTTTCCCGCTTTTTTGACCCCTTTAATGGTTTCCGACCAGCGCTACGCCCGGCTGATCGACGAGGCGGTGATGGCCGGGCGCCCCATCGGGTTATTTTCCCAGAAAAACGAGGAGGAGGAAACAGTCGCCCCGGAAGGCATCTATACGGTCGGCACCTTGGGGCAGGTGATCAAAATGCTCCGCTTCCCGGACGGCTCCGTCCGCTTCTTGGTGCAGGGGTCCTCCCGCATCCGGCTGAAAAAATTCATAAAGACCGAGCCCTACTTCACCGCCGAGGTGGAGGAGGTTGCCGAGCGCTTCGAAAAAACAGTTGAAGTGGAGGCATTGGTGCGGAACATCACCGACTCCGTCAAAAAAATCGTCGGGCTGGCCCCCTATCTGTCCGAGGAGCTGCAGATTTCCGCCCTGAACACGGAAGACCCCGGAAAGCTGGCGGACCTGGTGGCCAATTCCTTGAATCTCCCCGTGGCGCAAAAGCAGGAGGTACTGGAAACCTTCGACGTCCGCCAGCGCCTTTTCAAAGTGCACAAAATCCTGCTCAAGGAGGCCGAGGTTCTGGAACTTTCCCGCAAAATCCAGACCGACGCCGCCTCCGAAATGGGAAAATCGCAAAAAGAATACATTTTGCGCGAGCAATTGAAAGCCATCCAGAAGGAGCTGGGGGAATCGGACGAGCGGACCGCCGAGCAGGAGGAGTTTGCCAAAAAAATCGAGGCGGCCCAAATGCCCCCCCTGGCGCTCGAGGCGGCCAAAAAAGAGCTGGAGCGGCTTTCCCGCATGAACCCGGCCTCGGCGGAGTACATCGTCTCGCGCAACTATCTGGACTGGCTGGTGGCGCTTCCCTGGAGCAAATCGACCACAGACGTTCTGGACATCAAGCAGGCCAAAAAAATTCTGGACGAGGACCATTTCGACTTGGAAAAAGTGAAAGATCGGATTCTGGAGTTTCTGGCCGTCCGGAAATTAAAAGACACCTTGAAGGGCCCCATCCTCTGCTTCGTCGGCCCTCCCGGCGTTGGGAAAACCTCCCTCGGCCGTTCCATCGCCCGCGCCATGGGGCGGAAATTTTCCCGCATTTCGCTCGGCGGCATGCACGACGAGGCGGAAATCCGCGGCCACCGCCGCACCTACGTCGGCGCGCTCCCCGGCCGCATCATTCAGGAATTGCGCCGTTCGGAAGCCAACAATCCGATTTTCATGCTGGATGAAATCGACAAAGTGGGGCAGGATTTCCGCGGCGACCCGGCCTCCGCCCTGCTCGAGGTTTTAGACCCGGAGCAGAACAATACCTTCTCTGACCATTACCTGGATGTTCCCTTCGATTTATCCCGGGTGCTTTTCATCACCACCGCCAATTATTTGGACCCCATCCCGGCCGTTTTGCGCGACCGGATGGAAGTAATCGAGCTCCCCGGCTACACCGATTTGGAAAAAATCGCCATTGCCAAAAAATTTCTCATCCCGCGGGAGCTGGAAAACCACGGGCTGAAAGCCGAGCAGTTGGAAATCAAGGAAGAGGCGCTGAAAAAAATCGTCCGGGACTACACCCGCGAGGCGGGCTTGCGCAACCTGGACCGCTACTTGGCCACCCTCTGCCGCAAGGCGGCCAAAAAAGTGGCCTCGGAAGAAGAAAAGAAAATCACCGTCACCGGCGAAAACCTCTCCGATTTCCTGGGTGCCGCCCGCTACTATCCGGAGCTTTCCACCCGCAGTTCGCAAGTGGGCGTGGTTCCCGGTCTGGCCTGGACCCCTTCCGGCGGGGAGATTCTGTTTATCGAGGCGACCAAAATGCGCGGCAAGAAAAATCTGACTTTGACCGGCAATTTGGGAGACGTGATGCGGGAATCGGCCCAAGCGGCCCTCTCCTATTTGCGCTCCTCGGCCAAAAAATACGGCATTCCGGAAGATTTCTTCGAGCATTTCGATATCCATCTGCACGTCCCGGAAGGGGCCATTCCCAAAGACGGCCCTTCCGCCGGCATCACCATGGTCACCGCCCTGGCTTCCCTTTTTTCGGAGCTTCCGGTCAAGCCGTATCTGGCGATGACCGGCGAAATCACTTTGCGCGGGCTGGTGCTCCCCATCGGCGGGCTGAAGGAAAAATGTTTGGCGGCCCACCGGGCGGGGATCAAAACCGTGGTTTTGCCGGAGCAGAACAAAAAGGATTTTGACGACCTGCCGGCGGAAATCAAAAAGGACATAAAATTCGTCTTCGTTTCCACCATCGACGAGGCCCTGGAAGAGGCCATCGATTTTTCCAAATCGAACTCCAAAAAAAAGCCCCGCATCACCGTCAAAACCATCCGCAAAAACGGAAAAACCACCTCCGCCCGCGTTCCTGTTGCGGTCAAGGGAAAATAA
- a CDS encoding HYR domain-containing protein, whose product MSSCRTISIFKTILIATAILFAFGLAGAFGQATVTTDKMDYHPGDTVIITGSGWQAGETVLLEIVESPFIHPAETLFAVASGSGDIYNNQYIIQLHDLGQTFTLTAIGQSSGMTASTMFTDAPPAANLDQYRNGSADAPITTGGNWVNGNAGAENSHYVEGMSIPYRCRMTDLPTGTTIALTLGYDVKHSDAHALDYLTHFNRLEPHTFATHTTPEPLNPLAGVTGVSATVSTFTIPAPSSAGSPVPGQPTTSYNNLPAGERLMTLYGGTIDSIKYATQGSLTASQSETQITVYFRADGLTAVLSWGGHIGSRLDWGYEPDGTPRSAGGISGSPYHMRLIDWNLNNLGNQDRSLKADAVAPPCDIVGPSPVCGGSTNQYCAPGGTGVTYSWSITGNGTIVGSTTGQCINVQADASGSYTVTVTATQSNGPSSTCTKTVTISPLPICSIDGADSVCPQSSNNHCGPAGAASYEWSISGNGTISSSTTSQCVSVLAGSSCNAPYTLTLKIKNADQCSSLCSKTVQVVDTTKPTISCPGPVTVECLADVPPVNIGSVTASDNCSGVTVTHDGDVASGSCPKIITRTYRATDACGNFATCTQTITVDDNTPPVLAGCPQNASLQCYADVPAPAVVTATDNCDGVIQVQFNETQSNPGSSCNNIITRTWTATDACGNVATCQQVITVNDNTAPIVTCPANIDVNNDPATCDAVVNFTATATDNCAPTPSVVCVPPSGTAFPVGVTTVTCTATDDCGNSSSCSFTVTVRDNERPVLVNCPDPGPLTVECGVQLVPPPDPTPQDNCDPNPIIAFRQDSIPGNCPQEYTLINTWIITDASGNSDSCKQTIIVQDTQAPTISGVDAGYRVECPAVPVFSNPSAADLCDPNPGLTFVDVTTPGNCPQEYSVTRTWTAVDACGNSATASQTINVQDVTAPVLTACPDNIAVCAGAPISFNPPTATDNCDGDVPVTCTRSDGQGLGAPYPVGTTTITCVATDDCGNSDDCSFMVTVYETPACSINEGPGFGTPVCAGSGVPLVSLFCGPDGMASYSWSVDCGTIDGSSTSQCVSWIPPAVGGTCTFTLTIVDGNGCISTCTRSISVPNPTPCVLAPPSTLPVCGSSGNIYCGPAGFANYNWTISSPGNDWVITGGQGTSCITYTAGLSGPVTILLDATNNFGCHSSCDISFNCTPQFEGCTPGFWKNHTRLWDQAGDPVSQCVAASIASLGSPYGGSATTASLFRMTFGLTQSQMSAVGLNPNLSLQQAINLGGGGYQKLARHGVAAVLSSCAVNYTYSTTQVLTMVQNAIVDRQPEPTAQQLASANELTHINCPGGPQPASLAALLAQAGEFMRGDLNGDGSFTPVDVVTLLNIVFGGMQPTQSVCAADLNRDGLFSPSDVVAGLSCIFGGSGEVCGELCVDASGETEELPMDSNPVVSPKK is encoded by the coding sequence ATGTCCTCGTGTCGAACTATTTCCATTTTTAAAACCATTCTGATTGCCACGGCCATCCTGTTTGCCTTCGGGCTGGCCGGCGCCTTCGGCCAGGCAACCGTAACGACCGACAAGATGGATTATCATCCGGGGGATACGGTTATCATCACCGGCTCCGGCTGGCAGGCGGGGGAAACCGTGCTTTTGGAAATCGTCGAATCCCCGTTTATTCATCCGGCCGAAACGCTCTTCGCCGTGGCCAGCGGCTCCGGCGATATTTACAATAATCAATACATCATTCAGCTGCATGATTTGGGACAGACCTTCACATTGACCGCCATCGGACAATCCTCCGGCATGACGGCCAGCACGATGTTTACGGATGCCCCGCCGGCGGCCAATTTGGATCAATACCGCAACGGTTCGGCCGATGCGCCGATCACCACCGGCGGCAACTGGGTGAACGGCAACGCCGGGGCGGAAAACTCGCACTACGTGGAAGGAATGTCGATTCCCTACCGCTGCCGGATGACCGATTTGCCCACCGGCACGACCATCGCGCTCACATTAGGATACGACGTCAAGCACAGCGATGCGCATGCCTTGGATTATCTGACTCATTTCAACCGGCTGGAGCCGCATACCTTCGCCACTCACACGACACCCGAACCGCTCAATCCCTTGGCCGGTGTCACCGGCGTTTCGGCCACGGTTTCGACTTTTACCATTCCGGCTCCCAGTTCCGCCGGTTCTCCGGTGCCCGGACAGCCGACCACCAGCTATAACAACCTTCCGGCCGGTGAACGGCTGATGACTTTGTACGGTGGCACCATCGACAGCATCAAGTACGCTACCCAGGGAAGCTTAACGGCTTCCCAGTCCGAAACACAGATTACCGTCTATTTCCGCGCTGACGGTTTGACCGCCGTATTGTCCTGGGGCGGGCATATCGGCAGCCGTTTGGACTGGGGTTATGAACCGGATGGCACACCCCGTTCGGCGGGCGGCATCAGCGGTTCTCCTTATCATATGCGCCTGATCGATTGGAATCTCAATAATCTTGGAAATCAAGACCGCTCGCTCAAGGCGGACGCGGTGGCCCCCCCCTGTGACATTGTTGGCCCCAGCCCCGTTTGCGGCGGCTCCACCAATCAATACTGCGCGCCGGGCGGCACGGGCGTTACCTATAGCTGGAGCATTACCGGCAACGGTACCATCGTCGGTTCCACCACCGGCCAGTGCATCAACGTGCAGGCCGACGCCTCTGGTTCGTATACTGTCACCGTAACGGCGACCCAGTCCAACGGCCCTTCCAGCACCTGCACCAAAACAGTCACGATTTCTCCTTTGCCGATTTGCAGCATAGACGGAGCCGATTCCGTTTGTCCGCAGTCAAGCAACAACCACTGCGGCCCGGCGGGTGCGGCTTCGTACGAATGGTCCATTTCCGGCAACGGCACTATCAGCAGCTCGACCACCAGCCAGTGCGTTTCGGTTCTGGCCGGTTCCAGCTGCAACGCCCCTTATACTTTGACCTTGAAGATTAAAAACGCCGACCAGTGCAGCAGCCTCTGTTCAAAAACCGTTCAAGTTGTGGACACGACCAAGCCGACCATCAGTTGCCCGGGCCCCGTCACGGTGGAATGCCTGGCGGACGTGCCGCCGGTAAATATCGGCTCAGTTACCGCGTCGGATAACTGCAGCGGCGTCACGGTGACCCACGATGGGGACGTGGCCTCCGGTTCCTGTCCGAAGATTATCACCCGTACCTACAGAGCCACCGATGCCTGCGGCAATTTTGCCACCTGCACCCAGACTATAACGGTGGACGATAATACCCCGCCGGTGCTGGCGGGCTGTCCGCAGAATGCCTCTTTGCAGTGCTATGCAGACGTTCCGGCACCAGCCGTGGTGACCGCGACCGACAACTGCGACGGAGTAATTCAGGTTCAATTTAATGAGACCCAGTCCAATCCGGGTTCAAGCTGCAACAATATTATTACCCGGACTTGGACGGCCACCGACGCCTGTGGAAACGTGGCCACCTGCCAGCAGGTTATCACGGTCAACGACAATACGGCTCCGATCGTCACCTGCCCGGCCAATATTGATGTGAATAACGACCCGGCCACCTGTGATGCGGTTGTGAATTTCACCGCCACCGCCACGGACAACTGCGCCCCAACTCCTTCGGTGGTTTGCGTGCCGCCTTCCGGCACGGCTTTTCCAGTGGGGGTCACGACCGTTACCTGCACGGCCACCGATGACTGCGGTAACTCCAGTTCTTGTTCATTTACAGTGACTGTTCGGGATAACGAAAGGCCGGTTTTGGTGAACTGCCCGGATCCGGGTCCGCTCACCGTGGAGTGTGGCGTTCAGTTGGTTCCCCCTCCCGATCCCACACCGCAGGATAATTGTGATCCCAATCCAATCATTGCCTTCCGGCAGGATTCGATTCCCGGCAATTGCCCGCAGGAGTATACGCTCATCAATACTTGGATTATCACGGATGCTTCGGGTAACAGCGACAGCTGCAAACAGACAATAATTGTGCAGGACACCCAGGCCCCGACGATCTCGGGGGTGGATGCCGGTTACCGGGTGGAGTGTCCGGCGGTTCCGGTCTTCTCCAATCCATCGGCGGCCGATCTGTGCGACCCGAACCCGGGCTTGACCTTTGTTGATGTGACCACTCCGGGGAACTGTCCGCAGGAGTACAGCGTGACCCGCACCTGGACGGCTGTGGACGCCTGCGGCAACTCGGCCACGGCTTCGCAGACCATCAACGTGCAGGACGTCACGGCGCCGGTTTTGACGGCTTGTCCGGATAACATCGCGGTTTGCGCGGGTGCTCCGATTAGCTTCAACCCGCCGACTGCTACGGATAACTGTGACGGGGATGTGCCTGTGACCTGTACCCGCAGCGACGGGCAGGGCTTAGGTGCTCCTTATCCGGTCGGCACCACCACCATCACCTGTGTGGCAACCGATGATTGTGGAAATTCGGACGACTGCAGCTTCATGGTGACGGTATACGAGACCCCGGCCTGCAGTATTAATGAGGGTCCCGGTTTCGGAACGCCCGTTTGCGCCGGTTCCGGTGTGCCGCTTGTCAGCCTGTTCTGCGGGCCGGACGGCATGGCGTCCTACAGCTGGTCGGTGGACTGCGGCACCATCGACGGTTCCAGCACCAGCCAGTGCGTTTCCTGGATTCCGCCGGCGGTGGGCGGCACCTGCACCTTTACTTTGACCATCGTGGACGGCAACGGCTGCATCAGCACCTGCACCCGGAGCATCTCGGTGCCCAACCCGACCCCCTGCGTTTTGGCCCCTCCGTCAACCCTGCCGGTCTGCGGCTCTTCGGGCAACATCTATTGCGGGCCCGCGGGGTTTGCCAACTACAACTGGACAATCAGCTCTCCCGGCAACGACTGGGTGATCACCGGCGGGCAGGGGACCTCGTGCATCACCTACACGGCGGGGCTTTCCGGCCCGGTGACCATCCTTCTGGATGCCACCAACAACTTCGGCTGTCATTCCAGTTGCGACATCAGCTTCAACTGCACACCGCAGTTCGAGGGCTGCACCCCCGGCTTCTGGAAAAATCACACCCGTCTCTGGGATCAGGCCGGCGACCCGGTCTCCCAGTGCGTGGCCGCCTCCATTGCCAGCCTGGGTTCCCCCTACGGCGGGAGCGCCACGACCGCATCCCTCTTCCGGATGACCTTCGGGCTGACCCAGTCGCAAATGAGCGCGGTCGGTTTGAACCCGAACCTCTCGCTGCAACAGGCCATCAACCTGGGGGGCGGCGGCTACCAAAAGCTCGCCCGCCACGGCGTGGCGGCCGTGTTGAGTTCCTGCGCGGTGAACTACACCTATTCCACCACGCAGGTTTTGACGATGGTTCAAAACGCCATCGTCGACAGGCAGCCGGAGCCCACGGCCCAGCAATTGGCGTCTGCCAATGAACTGACCCACATCAACTGTCCGGGAGGCCCGCAGCCGGCCAGCCTGGCCGCTCTTTTGGCCCAGGCGGGTGAGTTCATGCGCGGCGACCTGAATGGCGACGGCTCCTTCACCCCGGTGGATGTGGTTACGCTGTTGAACATCGTGTTCGGCGGGATGCAGCCGACCCAGTCGGTTTGCGCCGCCGATTTGAACCGGGACGGCCTGTTTTCCCCGTCGGACGTCGTGGCCGGCCTTTCGTGCATCTTCGGCGGTTCCGGCGAGGTCTGCGGGGAGCTTTGCGTGGATGCCTCGGGCGAGACCGAGGAGCTCCCAATGGATTCCAATCCGGTCGTTTCGCCGAAGAAATAG
- a CDS encoding Hsp20/alpha crystallin family protein, protein MAEEEKKDFLKDIKQIQEEMDLIFDHFYKLRRSPLLTHTHIWRPPTDVFETKNEIVVLTEIAGIDPKKLSILFKEGILTIRGERQTPKIEDSIACRNKEIIAGRFERNIHVPFSVDKESVKASYQDGILIVRLHRVGPEEKTTKIPIA, encoded by the coding sequence ATGGCCGAAGAGGAAAAGAAGGATTTTTTAAAGGATATCAAGCAGATTCAGGAGGAGATGGATTTAATCTTCGACCATTTCTACAAGCTCCGCCGCTCCCCACTGCTCACCCACACCCACATCTGGCGCCCCCCCACGGATGTTTTTGAGACCAAAAACGAAATCGTGGTCTTGACCGAAATCGCCGGCATCGATCCGAAAAAGCTTTCCATTCTGTTCAAGGAAGGGATTTTGACCATCCGGGGAGAACGGCAGACCCCCAAAATTGAGGACTCCATCGCCTGCCGGAACAAGGAAATCATCGCCGGCCGGTTTGAGCGAAACATCCACGTCCCCTTCTCCGTGGATAAGGAATCGGTCAAGGCTTCCTATCAAGACGGCATCCTGATCGTCCGTCTGCACCGGGTGGGTCCGGAAGAAAAAACCACCAAGATACCGATCGCTTAA